A single genomic interval of Sphingobium sp. EM0848 harbors:
- a CDS encoding IS481 family transposase — protein MVQIHPQARTTPVVRAEIARSTESASVVAKRYGISDETVRKWRRRGEKEVQDRSSRPKRLAWCMSEEERAIICAVRRSTGFALDDLTFVLRHFLPHLNRDSIYRVLKAEGLNRRPPKPTTQPRKGQGRFKDYDLGFVHIDVKHLPKLRTADGEIRKRFLYVAIDRCSRFVHLDVYDAENAANAITFLNAARKAFPFRITHVLTDRGSCFTADDFERTCAKIKVTHRKTKPYTPQTNGMVERFNGRIASEVLGINVAGHADLEILLAGFNRAYNRRRQRALQGSSPRQKVEERIALAPALANPLYKPSVPDDLMTKVDDILYYANDVSQPDT, from the coding sequence ATGGTGCAGATACATCCCCAGGCCCGAACCACGCCTGTTGTGCGGGCGGAAATCGCTCGTTCTACCGAGTCTGCCAGTGTCGTCGCAAAGCGCTATGGCATCAGCGACGAAACCGTCCGCAAGTGGCGCAGACGCGGCGAGAAGGAGGTCCAGGATCGCTCAAGCCGGCCCAAGCGCCTGGCTTGGTGCATGTCCGAGGAAGAGCGCGCCATCATCTGCGCTGTGCGCAGGTCGACTGGCTTCGCCCTGGATGATCTCACCTTCGTGCTCCGGCACTTCCTGCCACACCTCAATCGCGACAGCATCTATCGGGTGCTCAAGGCCGAGGGGCTCAACCGCCGCCCACCCAAACCCACGACGCAGCCGCGCAAAGGGCAAGGCCGCTTCAAGGACTATGATCTGGGCTTCGTCCACATCGACGTAAAACATCTGCCCAAGCTGCGTACCGCGGACGGTGAGATCCGCAAGCGCTTCCTCTATGTAGCCATCGATCGCTGCTCACGGTTCGTCCATCTCGACGTCTACGACGCCGAGAATGCCGCCAACGCTATCACCTTTCTCAACGCCGCTAGGAAGGCGTTCCCTTTCCGCATCACCCATGTCCTGACCGACCGGGGATCCTGCTTCACCGCCGACGATTTTGAACGCACTTGCGCCAAGATCAAGGTCACTCATCGCAAGACAAAACCCTATACACCCCAGACAAATGGCATGGTCGAGCGCTTCAACGGCCGCATCGCCAGCGAGGTGCTGGGCATCAACGTCGCCGGCCACGCGGATCTCGAAATCCTGTTGGCCGGCTTCAACCGCGCCTACAATCGACGACGACAGCGCGCGCTCCAAGGCAGCTCACCACGCCAGAAGGTGGAGGAACGGATCGCACTGGCACCCGCGCTCGCCAATCCTCTTTACAAACCGTCGGTACCGGACGATCTTATGACTAAAGTCGACGACATCTTATATTATGCCAATGATGTGTCGCAACCAGACACCTGA